In Choloepus didactylus isolate mChoDid1 chromosome 18, mChoDid1.pri, whole genome shotgun sequence, a single genomic region encodes these proteins:
- the TIMM22 gene encoding mitochondrial import inner membrane translocase subunit Tim22, with the protein MAAATSNAGASAPEAAGSTEAPLQYSLLLQYLVGDKRQPRLLEPGSLGGIPSPAKSDEQKMIEKAMESCAFKAALACVGGFVLGGAFGVFTAGIDTNVGFDPKDPYRTPTAKEVLKDMGQRGMSYAKNFAIVGAMFSCTECLVESYRGKSDWKNSVISGCITGGAIGFRAGLKAGVIGCGGFAAFSAAIDYYLR; encoded by the exons ATGGCAGCGGCTACCTCTAACGCTGGGGCCTCCGCGCCGGAGGCGGCGGGTTCCACCGAAGCCCCCCTGCAATACAGCCTTCTTCTGCAATACCTGGTGGGTGACAAGCGTCAGCCCCGGCTCCTAGAACCTGGTAGCCTGGGCGGGATCCCGAGTCCGGCCAAGAGTGACGAGCAAAAGATGATTGAGAAGGCGATGGAAAGCTGCGCCTTCAAGGCAGCGCTGGCCTGCGTGGGAG gattCGTCTTGGGAGGTGCATTTGGGGTGTTCACCGCTGGCATTGATACCAATGTGGGCTTTGACCCTAAGGATCCCTACCGTACACCAACTGCAAAAGAAGTTCTTAAAGACATGGgacagagaggaatgtcctatgCCAAAAACTTTGCCATTGTGGGCGCCATGTTTTCTTGCACTGAGTGTTTGGTAGAATCC TACCGGGGAAAATCAGATTGGAAGAACAGTGTCATTAGTGGTTGCATTACTGGAGGAGCCATTGGTTTCAGAG CTGGCTTAAAGGCTGGAGTCATTGGTTGTGGAGGTTTTGCTGCTTTCTCTGCTGCAATCGATTATTACCTACGATGA
- the ABR gene encoding active breakpoint cluster region-related protein isoform X6 — translation MTDVLPQPDCSLKAVCEPLERCCLERLEEPGSKRQPNTGARLWGRVRSKLLRQKLDPQTVETKNWHTDVIEMNGIKVEFSMKFTSRDMSLKRTPSKKQTGVFGVKISVVTKRERSKVPYIVRQCVEEVEKRGIEEVGIYRISGVATDIQALKAVFDANNKDILLMLSDTDINAIAGTLKLYFRELPEPLLTDRLYPAFMEGIALSDPAAKENCMMHLLRSLPDPNLITFLFLLEHLKRVAEKEPINKMSLHNLATVFGPTLLRPSEVESKAHLTSAADIWSHDVMAQVQVLLYYLQHPPISFAELKRNTLYFSTDV, via the exons ATGACCGACGTCCTGCCCCAGCCGGACTGCAGCCTGAAGGCGGTGTGCGAGCCCCTGGAGCGCTGCTGCCTGGAGCGGCTGGAGGAGCCGGGGAGCAAGCGGCAGCCCAACACCGGAGCTCGGCTCTGGGGCCGGGTGCGCAGCAAGCTGCTCCGCCAGAAG tTGGACCCACAGACTGTAGAAACCAAAAACTGGCACACAGATGTGATTGAGATGAATGGG ATCAAGGTGGAATTCTCCATGAAGTTCACCAGCCGAGATATGAGCCTCAAGCGGACCCCGTCCAAAAAGCAGACCGGCGTCTTTGGTGTGAAGATCAGTGTGGTGACCAA GCGGGAGCGCTCCAAGGTGCCCTACATTGTCCGGCAGTGTGTGGAGGAGGTGGAGAAGAGGGGCATCGAGGAGGTTGGCATCTACCGGATATCAGGGGTGGCCACAGACATCCAGGCGCTGAAGGCCGTCTTCGATGCCA ACAACAAGGACATCCTGCTGATGCTGAGCGACACAGACATCAATGCTATCGCCGGCACCCTCAAGCTCTACTTCCGGGAGCTGCCTGAGCCCCTCCTCACAGACCGGCTTTACCCCGCCTTTATGGAGGGCATTG CCCTGTCAGACCCTGCTGCCAAGGAAAACTGCATGATGCACCTTCTCCGCTCCCTGCCTGACCCCAACCTCATCACCTTCCTCTTCCTGCTGGAACACTTGAAAAG GGTTGCTGAAAAGGAACCCATCAACAAAATGTCCCTTCACAATCTGGCTACTGTGTTTGGCCCCACGTTACTGAGACCCTCAGAAGTGGAGAGCAAAGCACACCTCACGTCAGCTGCAGATATCTGGTCCCATGACGTCATGGCACAG GTCCAGGTCCTCCTCTACTACCTGCAGCACCCTCCCATTTCCTTCGCAGAACTGAAGCGGAACACACTGTACTTCTCCACCGATGTGTAG